From the genome of Metarhizium brunneum chromosome 4, complete sequence, one region includes:
- the fgaOx3_1 gene encoding Chanoclavine-I aldehyde reductase fgaOx3 — protein sequence MASSNLFKPLSIGNITLKHRLALAPLTRFRASDEHVPLPIVTDYYKQRGSVPGTLLVTEGTFISAQDGGYSNVPGIWNQDQIDAWRKVTDAVHKNGSHIFVQLWSLGRVAAPDVAAKEGITILGPDTIPATADSPQPQKLSTAQIQQRKEAYVAAAKNAIAAGFDGVELHGANGYLIDQFLQDVSNQRDDEYGGSVENRSRFAVEVAAAVAQAIGPERTGIRLSPWNTFNSMRMADPVAQFSDVIARLDRLGLAYLHLVEPRISGNIDVETEDAESLEFAYRLWRGPLLVAGGFTPETARRLVDEQHPDRKIVVVFGRRFISTPDLPYRVQKGLALAEYNRDTFYNAKDPVGYTDYPFSQEFINSKEGQAIKVASG from the coding sequence ATGGCCTCCTCAAATCTATTCAAGCCTCTGTCCATAGGAAACATCACGCTCAAGCACCGCCTCGCACTCGCGCCCCTAACCCGCTTCCGCGCCTCGGACGAACACGTCCCGCTGCCCATCGTGACGGACTACTACAAGCAGCGCGGCTCCGTCCCGGGAACTCTGCTCGTCACCGAAGGCACATTCATCTCCGCCCAAGACGGCGGCTACAGCAACGTCCCCGGCATCTGGAACCAGGACCAGATCGACGCCTGGCGCAAAGTCACCGACGCCGTCCACAAAAACGGGAGCCACATCTTCGTCCAACTCTGGTCCCTCGGCCGCGTCGCCGCGCccgacgtcgccgccaaagagGGCATCACCATCCTCGGACCCGACACCATCCCCGCGACCGCCGACTCCCCCCAGCCGCAGAAGCTGAGCACCGCGCAGATCCAGCAAAGGAAGGAGGCCTACGtcgcggcggccaagaacgccatcgccgccgggttcgacggcgtcgagctcCACGGCGCAAACGGCTACCTCATCGACCAGTTCCTGCAGGACGTCTCCAACCAGCGCGACGACGAGTACGGCGGCAGCGTCGAGAACCGGTCCCGCttcgccgtcgaggtcgccgccgccgtcgcccaggCCATTGGCCCCGAGAGGACGGGCATCCGCCTCAGCCCCTGGAACACGTTCAACAGCATGAGGATGGCGGACCCGGTCGCCCAGTTCTCCGACGTCATTGCCCGCCTGGACCGCCTGGGTCTCGCCTACCTGCACCTCGTGGAGCCCCGAATCTCGGGCAACATCGACGTCGAGACCGAGGACGCGGAGAGCCTGGAGTTTGCGTACAGGCTGTGGAGGGGCCcgctcctcgtcgccggcggcttcACGCCCGAGACTGCGAGGCGCCTGGTCGACGAGCAGCACCCCGATCGCAAGATTGTCGTCGTGTTTGGCAGGCGCTTCATCTCGACGCCCGATCTGCCGTACAGGGTGCAGAAGGGGCTCGCGCTGGCCGAGTATAACAGGGACACGTTCTACAATGCAAAGGATCCTGTGGGCTACACCGACTATCCCTTTAGCCAGGAGTTTATCAATAGCAAGGAGGGGCAGGCTATAAAGGTTGCATCTGGTTAA